One Vicia villosa cultivar HV-30 ecotype Madison, WI linkage group LG5, Vvil1.0, whole genome shotgun sequence genomic window, CGTTATGAACATTGATTTGTGTAAAACACAGTGGCATATCCAACACGTTCGTTCGTCGTGTAAAACATCGCTTTTGTGTATTAAGCATTGTGGAGTATAGAACACCGCTGCCATGTATCAAACATGATTGTGTGTCAAACACTTGTTATGTTTAGGAAACTGTTGTGTATCCAACACAGTCACCATGTAGAACACCGTTATTACGTATTAAACACTGCATAGTGTAGAATACCGCTGCCACATATGATTATGTTTCAAACACTATCATCGCGTTATGAACGTTTTTGTGTGTAGAAAACTTTTGTGTATCCAACATGATCGCCGTGTAGACAACCACTTTTGCATATTGAAAACTGCTAAGGGTAAAACATTGTTGCCATGTATCAAACATGATTATGTGTCGAACACCCTCATGTTGTGTGTAGAACCCTTTTGTGTGTCAAACCCGATCTTAGTGTTGAACATAATTTTTGCATATTGAACATTTTGGAGTGTAGAACACCTCTGCCACGTATCAAACACTGCTGACTCATATGAAATGTTGTTGTGTGTAGAACACCATTGTATGTCAGATAATAAAGAGTTTTATTCTATCTGAAATGTCTATAAATAGATCATAATCACCCTTTTTATGTTTTGTCACATACTTGATGTATTTTATATACTTATGTATTTGATGATAATTCATGTTTAATACTTTTTATTGAATTAACTTTTGTTCATTTGAAAAATATTGTAGTCAGTGTAAAGAAACTTTTCGCAAATAAGTAATTTAAGTTTTGATCATGGCTCATTTGATGGAAGCTCGTGAGAGGAAGAAaaggataataataatattgatcaTGCATCGATGCTGAATTTATTTACTTTGATGACAATGATGTTATGCTATTTTTCTCTAAGTAATCgtttgaaaaagagaaaaaggtcATAGGATTGTTATGAAAGAAGTTTAGTCATagaagtgcattttttgataATTATTTACACAAGTGATGTGGCGTGTATTGAGAATACGAGGATGGATATGGCCGCTTTTCATAAACTATGTGAGATGTTGAAAGGTATTGGTGGATTAGTTCCTACTCGACATATGTGCGTTGAGGAGTTAGTGGCTATGTTTTTACACATATTGGCTCATCATGTTAAGAATAGAATGATTAGAAGACAATTTGTTAGGTCTGGTGAAACGATTAGTAGGAATTTCATGAATGTTCTACTAGCTCTTCTAAAGTGCCACAAGGAATTGTTAAAACAACCTCAACCGATTTTGGATAACAATATTGATGAAAGATGGAAATACTTCAAGGTATGAGGTTAAATTCAAATGTCCATAATTTTTGTAACAGTACGTGACTTAATCTTCAATTTCGAAGCAATGACATTTGTACCAATGCCAATTTATAGAATTGATTAGGAGCTCTTGACGACACTTACATCAAGGTCAGTGTGCCTGAAGCTGATAAATGTAGATTTAGAACAAGGAAGGGTGATATAGCGACAAACGTGTTAGGAGTATGTTCACCAGATTTGCAATTTATATATGTATTGCCTGGGTGGGAGGGTTCATCAGCCGATTCTAGAGTCCTTAGAGATGCTATTTCTCGACCAAATGGACTAAGAGTTCCTCAAGGTATATCATATTAAATTCACATTAACATAAAACACGCCTTTCATATTTATAGGATAATAACTTTAGTTTTATTGGTGATAAGATATTATTATTTATGTGATGATGGATACATGAACAAGGAAGGTTTTCTTACCCCATATAGAGGTCAACAGTATCACCTCAATGAATGGAGGAATGGCTTACAACCGGCTACACCTAAAGAGTTTTTCAATATGAAACATTCATCAGCTAGAAATTTCATAGAAAGATGTTTTGGACTTTTGAAGGGACGTTGGGCTATATTGACAGAGAAGTCATTCTACCCTTTGAAAACTCAAATAAGAATTATAACAGCTTGTTGTCTTCTATATAATCATTTTCGAATCGAAATGACACGAGATCCATTAGAAAGGGATTTAAGAGATGTTGAACCCTCTAACGAATTCATGTCTGGGGAAATGATAATTGTTGTGGAGCCAAGTAATGAATGGAGTCAATGGAGAGATAATTTAGCATTGGAAAACTTTAATAAATGGAGAAGTGGAAGTCATCAATAAATTTTGTGTTTCTCATTTGTCTTTTCTATTTTGTatgattaatttataataattctaTTGTTgacttcaaataaaaaatttcattataGAAATTACTATTCACCCTGATACTAATGTTTTCTTAGCAGTATTGTTGGTTTATATATAACTGTTAGTTCCTACAgatccaattttaaaataaatgcaaCACAATAAAGGCTACATTTTTTAAACTTACCATGTTAGTTTTTAAGTTTAGATAGATGGACAAGTCATCTGAAAACCAAAATGCAAAAGGCTCAAAGCGGCAGTGGACAACAGAGGAAGATGTTATATTAGTTGAAGGTTTATTACAACTAGTGGATGATGGTTAGAAGGCAGATGCATGCACATTTAAATTGGGATATACTAAAGTGTTAGAAAAGTAtcttcataaaaaaatccaaactgCACATTAAAAGATAACCCTCACATTGAATCGAGAGTGAAACGTCTAAAATCACAATATTCAGCAACGAACCTGAATATTGAAGGAGCTGAGATTTGAACCCTTTAACTCCTGGTACATTTCACTACAGTTTTAATATTCACTATAGTGAAATATCTTttagtaaaaacaaaaaaaaagtgccAAAAAATGAGATTCCACCATGATTAATGAAAGGTCGTTGTAATATTGTTTGACGAAAGGAGTTTTTCCTAGTAATGGCGATTCATACCAAATAGGAAAGCTAAATTCAATTCCTAATCAATTAAGGAGCAAGTTCGTCTCCTAATCAACTAGAAAGCCAATTTATTGAGTAAAGAGCGAACCTGAATTAGGGTTGTCTTTTCTGACTTAATTTAATCGATTAGCTTGTTATTATTAATCAATTAGAGAGAGTCCATATCCATGGATTGTTATCTTTTTTAGCTgattttttcttatataaagAAGTCATGTGCTCACTTCTAAAGCACAATTGTTTTGAACTATCTACTTTCTTATCTCTCTTATTCTCCTTCTAAAATAATTATATCTTAACAAATTTTCTTAGTGTAGAGAGAGTGAAAAACTTACTTTATGAGTTGTGTATTTTTGTTGATCATCTTAATTGTTTTTATTCAAGATCTTAGTTCTCTCGTGCATTTGTAATTGACTTGGAGTTTGAAAGCTAAACGTGTAACAAGCATAGTGTAAGGAAGGTAGTTGGGTTAATCTTGTGTAAAAGCTCAAGTTGTTGATATTGAAAATCTCAAGAGGAAACTCTTGGGGGTTGAAGAAGGCCGCGTTGTTTAAATTCTAACCAGTATGATATCCGATGTGATCTCTCTAAATACATCACtttaatttctctattttattttttattgtctaAATATTGGTTTCTACCCTCCTTTCTTAAAATAAATGAACTTATAAATAATCTATtgcataaaaaatttaaaaaccaaATATCACAATCAATCCCCTTTTCTAGTGTTTAGAGTCTcttgttcaacaatggaaattATAATCTAACTGT contains:
- the LOC131604289 gene encoding uncharacterized protein LOC131604289, whose product is MDMAAFHKLCEMLKGIGGLVPTRHMCVEELVAMFLHILAHHVKNRMIRRQFVRSGETISRNFMNVLLALLKCHKELLKQPQPILDNNIDERWKYFKVSVPEADKCRFRTRKGDIATNVLGVCSPDLQFIYVLPGWEGSSADSRVLRDAISRPNGLRVPQGFLTPYRGQQYHLNEWRNGLQPATPKEFFNMKHSSARNFIERCFGLLKGRWAILTEKSFYPLKTQIRIITACCLLYNHFRIEMTRDPLERDLRDVEPSNEFMSGEMIIVVEPSNEWSQWRDNLALENFNKWRSGSHQ